From the Brassica napus cultivar Da-Ae chromosome A8, Da-Ae, whole genome shotgun sequence genome, one window contains:
- the LOC106413237 gene encoding uncharacterized protein LOC106413237: MRMLAYGVAADAVDEYIKIGGTTTLECLRRFCKGIIQLYEQEYLRAPTQEDLQRILHVSEMRGFPGMVGSIDCMHWEWINCPTAWKGQFIRGDKGTTTVILEAVASHDLWIWHAFFGCPSTLNDINVLDRSPVFDDVEQGNTPRVNFFVNQHPYDMAYFLADGIYPSYPTFVKSIRLSQSEPDKLFAKHKEGCRKDIERAFGVLQARFKIIREPARMWDISNLAIIMRSCIILYKMIVEDERDTYAQHWTDYDQSEASGSTSTPHSFSTEVLPVFANHV, from the coding sequence ATGCGAATGCTAGCGTATGGTGTTGCTGCCGATGCAGTCGATGAATATATCAAAATAGGAGGTACTACAACATTAGAGTGCTTGCGTCGATTCTGTAAAGGAATCATCCAACTTTATGAGCAAGAATATCTCAGAGCTCCAACTCAAGAGGACCTACAAAGAATTCTCCATGTTAGTGAAATGCGAGGGTTTCCTGGAATGGTCGGGAGTATTGATTGCATGCATTGGGAATGGATAAATTGTCCAACGGCGTGGAAAGGTCAATTTATTAGGGGAGATAAGGGAACCACCACTGTTATACTTGAAGCAGTTGCATCTCATGATCTATGGATTTGGCATGCATTTTTCGGATGTCCGAGTACACTAAACGATATAAACGTTCTAGATCGTTCGCCGGTATTTGATGATGTTGAACAAGGAAATACTCCGAGAGTGAACTTTTTCGTCAACCAACATCCGTATGACATGGCATACTTTCTAGCTGATGGTATCTATCCTTCTTATCCAACTTTTGTCAAATCAATCCGACTTTCTCAGAGTGAACCAGACAAGTTATTTGCAAAACATAAAGAAGGATGCCGGAAGGATATCGAACGTGCATTTGGAGTGTTACAGGCTCGATTCAAAATCATTCGTGAACCAGCTCGCATGTGGGACATATCCAATTTGGCTATCATCATGCGGTCATGTATCATATTGTATAAAATGATTGTTGAGGATGAACGAGATACATATGCTCAACACTGGACCGATTATGATCAATCTGAGGCAAGTGGTTCAACAAGCACACCACATTCATTTTCGACAGAGGTGTTACCCGTATTTGCAAATCATGTCTGA